One window from the genome of Paramisgurnus dabryanus chromosome 20, PD_genome_1.1, whole genome shotgun sequence encodes:
- the zfyve21 gene encoding zinc finger FYVE domain-containing protein 21 isoform X1: MSAVPDGKKLVRSPSGLRMVPENGAFNSPFALDEPQWVPDKECPRCMHCDAKFDFITRKHHCRRCGRCFCDKCCSQKVALPRMCFVDPVRQCAECSLISQKEMEFYDKQLKVLTAGGTFVVKVGSSEKSETMVCRLSNNHRYLFLDGDSHFEVELSRISTMQVLTEGSTPGEKDICSYTSLLDNQISEGGSLRASGMTLQYKPPGTQNLQQLNMETADDKRVASTWLAAMHKAAKLLYESKDQ; encoded by the exons atgtcCGCGGTGCCTGACGGAAAGAAGCTGGTCCGGAGCCCGAGTGGACTCCGTATGGTACCAGAAAACGGAGCTTTCAACAGCCCGTTTGCGCTGGACGAACCGCAGTGGGTTCCGGATAAAGAG TGCCCGAGATGCATGCATTGTGACGCTAAGTTTGACTTCATCACCAGGAAG CATCACTGTCGACGTTGTGGCCGGTGTTTCTGTGATAAATGCTGCAGTCAGAAAGTGGCTCTTCCCAGGATGTGTTTCGTGGATCCGGTGAGACAGTGCGCAGAATGCAGCCTCATCTCACAGAAAGAGATGGAGTTTTACGACAAACAACTTAAAGTGCTCACTGCCG GTGGAACATTCGTGGTCAAAGTGGGTTCCTCGGAGAAATCGGAGACCATGGTCTGCCGTTTATCAAATAATCACAG ATATCTCTTCTTAGATGGCGACAGTCATTTTGAAGTGGAGCTGTCTCGCATTTCCACCATGCAGGTTTTGACTGAAGGTTCGACCCCAGGAG AGAAAGATATATGCTCTTACACCAGTTTGCTGGACAATCAAATATCTGAAG GTGGTTCGCTCCGTGCCAGTGGTATGACGCTGCAGTACAAACCACCAGGAACTCAAAACCTTCAGCAGCTCAACATGGAGACTGCTGATGACAAGCGAGTCGCATCCACCTGGCTCGCCGCCATGCACAAA GCTGCCAAGTTGTTGTATGAGTCAAAGGACCAGTGA
- the zfyve21 gene encoding zinc finger FYVE domain-containing protein 21 isoform X2, producing MSAVPDGKKLVRSPSGLRMVPENGAFNSPFALDEPQWVPDKECPRCMHCDAKFDFITRKHHCRRCGRCFCDKCCSQKVALPRMCFVDPVRQCAECSLISQKEMEFYDKQLKVLTAGGTFVVKVGSSEKSETMVCRLSNNHRYLFLDGDSHFEVELSRISTMQVLTEGSTPGGGSLRASGMTLQYKPPGTQNLQQLNMETADDKRVASTWLAAMHKAAKLLYESKDQ from the exons atgtcCGCGGTGCCTGACGGAAAGAAGCTGGTCCGGAGCCCGAGTGGACTCCGTATGGTACCAGAAAACGGAGCTTTCAACAGCCCGTTTGCGCTGGACGAACCGCAGTGGGTTCCGGATAAAGAG TGCCCGAGATGCATGCATTGTGACGCTAAGTTTGACTTCATCACCAGGAAG CATCACTGTCGACGTTGTGGCCGGTGTTTCTGTGATAAATGCTGCAGTCAGAAAGTGGCTCTTCCCAGGATGTGTTTCGTGGATCCGGTGAGACAGTGCGCAGAATGCAGCCTCATCTCACAGAAAGAGATGGAGTTTTACGACAAACAACTTAAAGTGCTCACTGCCG GTGGAACATTCGTGGTCAAAGTGGGTTCCTCGGAGAAATCGGAGACCATGGTCTGCCGTTTATCAAATAATCACAG ATATCTCTTCTTAGATGGCGACAGTCATTTTGAAGTGGAGCTGTCTCGCATTTCCACCATGCAGGTTTTGACTGAAGGTTCGACCCCAGGAG GTGGTTCGCTCCGTGCCAGTGGTATGACGCTGCAGTACAAACCACCAGGAACTCAAAACCTTCAGCAGCTCAACATGGAGACTGCTGATGACAAGCGAGTCGCATCCACCTGGCTCGCCGCCATGCACAAA GCTGCCAAGTTGTTGTATGAGTCAAAGGACCAGTGA